CTTTTATGCTGGGTAATGATTACCACCCCTGATTATATCTATATTTTACCACAAAACAGGAACACCTGTTCTTATTTGTGTAAAAATTTATCAAAAATTCATTTTCAAAACCTTTTTAAATAAAATTTGAAATGCTATGATACTCTAGTAAATCCATTATTTGGAGGCCATCATGAAAAAAACGGTTAAAGTAGTTGCTGCCATTATAGAAAATGATCTAAACGAAATACTTTGTGCTTTAAGATCACCGGAAATGGCTATGCCTAATATGTGGGAATTCCCTGGAGGAAAAGTTGAAAAAGACGAAGACATTTATTCTGCTTTAGTGAGAGAGATTAAAGAAGAGCTAAATTGTAAGATTGAAACAGTAGAATTGTTTCATAACAATATACATGAGTATGAGACCTTTATAATAAATTTAATTGCAGTTAAATGTAAAATAGTTGATGGAACACCAACACCTAGTGAGCATTCTACTCTCATATGGTTGAAAAGAGAAAATCTTGAGTCTTTGAAATGGGCGCCGGCTGATGTTCCGGCAGTTGAGGAACTGATGAGTGAAATCTAACTTCATTCTTAACTTTATGTATGGAATAGTCATTCTCTACTCGGAACAATACAGATCTTTAATTAATATAAAATAATAAATAAAAAACTGTTCGGTGCTGAGACACCAAACAGTTTTACAAATTAACCTCTAAGCTCTTTCATTAAGTTCAGTATCATGTCTGCCAGTTTTTGAGATTAAATAGTCAATGTCAACTTTCATACCCTTCATCTCATCAGAAACATCTTGTTTTAAATCTGTCATATCTACTCTTATGTCTTTAATCTCTGAAAGAATTTGCACTTCTTCCATTAAAATCAACTCCATCAGTATTTATTCTATCATATCAAACTGATTGTAGTTATCCTGTTAATATTTGGTAATTCATAAGCCGATTTTAAGTAAATCGATCGTTCAACATGCAACTAAAAATCTCAGGTGGGCTCATAATTACATCAAACACCACAATCACAGACCTATATTCCGCCATATCGTCTTTTTCTTTGTCCGTATTCTTTTAAAGCATGTAAAAAGTCAGTCTCAGAGAAATCCGGCCAAAGGACATCGGTAAACCAGAACTCTGTGTAGGCTAGCTGCCAAAGAAGAAAATTACTTAGGCGCATTTCCCCTCCTGTACGAATAAGAAGATCGGGGTCTTTCATACCAGTTGTATAAAGGTATCCTGAAAACTGCTGTTCATCTAGTTCATTAAGTGACAATTTTTCATCATTTAGATCCTTGAACATCTTTTTCATCGCTTTTAGAATCTCATGTCTACTACCATAATTGAGTGCAATATTCAGCTGAAGCCCATCATTTCCCTTGGTACGGTCAATCGCATACTGAACGGCTTCACGTGTATGTGCTGGAAGATTATCCATATCACCGATTGCCTCAATGCGTACATTATTAGCTATAAGCTCTGGTAAATATATAGACAGAAACTCCTTTGGAAGCCTCAAAATAGAGTCTACCTCTGACTTCGGACGTTTCCAGTTTTCCGTGGAAAAGGTATAAAGCGTTAGAACCTTAACCCTGGATTTGACTGCTATCTTGACAATTTTAACGACAGTTGATACCCCTTCTTTATGACCAGCAACTCTTGGCATACCACGATTTCTAGCCCACCGTCCGTTTCCGTCCATAATGATCGCAACATGGTCTGGTGTATGAAAATCTGATGTATCTTCTTCTGGATTATGAAAGGGTTCTTCTAATTGTTTACTATTAAGAAAAGGAATTTTCATTGAAATTTTCCGCCTCCTGTTATATTCCTAATTATCCTCGCCACTTTTGTATTCTAAAATATCACCAGGCTGACATTCTAATGCCTTACAAATGGCATCTAAAGTTGATAATCGAATCGCTTTTGCCTTTCCGTTTTTCAATATAGAAAGATTCGCCATTGTCATTCCTACCCTCTCCGATAGTTCCGTGACACTCATCTTTCTTTTCGCTAACATCACATCGATATTTATAATAATTGCCATTGTTTTCACCACCTCAGACCGTTAAATCATTTTCTGATTTTATATGAATAGCCTCTTGTAAAAGTCTTTGGAGTACGGCAGCAAAGACTGCAATAACCATTGATGCACCAATAATGACCATACCGATTAAGATGAGGCCTGGTGCGTCGTCCCACTCGGCTATGATATAGACAAATGGTAGGTTTACCACATAAAAACCACTTATGGCAATGGCACATTTTTTTATCTTCTTAAGAGCTATTACAGATAAATCTGAGAAAGCTTGGTTTTGATCAATATAACTCAATAGCCTTAAAGCTTGATACAACGCAAAGTAAAACGGGATCGCTGATATATACATTAAAAATAAAATACTAAATACAATATAAGCCAACTCAGAACCCATTTTTACTTGCTCAATTGCTTCAGTTGCTATCTGAGGTAATAAAAAGATACACAATGCAAGAACAGGAATCCCCCTAAAAATAACAGCCGTTTTTAAGAGGAATGTTGATCCGCGTTTCATAAAAAGCACCTCACTGTTTTGTTATCATTTTGAAATTTAACACACTTTTTATCGTTTTACAATAAATATTTATCAGAATGTATGTAATTTTTACTGATAAACCTTATGTAATAGCAGAAAGCATTATTTATAAAGGGTAATGCCTGGATTTAGATACAATTACTATTCAAGGGGTCTTAAAAGATGTGAAAGGGAAACTTTTATGAGGGATATCATGAAAAAAGCGGTTAAAGTTGTTGCTGCAATTAGTGGAAATGACCAAAACAAAATTCTTTGTGGTTTAAGATCGCCGCAAATGGCCATGCCAAATATGTGGGTTAGGTACTACTTTCAATTATTAAAGTAGTAATTTGTTGGTAATTATTAATTGATTAGATTGATAATTTTTCCTCGATCAGCATTTTCCCCTTTATTTTACATATTTCTATAGAAGGCTTGTCTCGTGGTAAATGTTCTATCCATACATAATATGTGCTAATTATGTCAGTGCAAAATAGTAATCAATCAGGTTATTGGTTGGTAGATAAGAAAAGGTAAAAATATTAATCTTCACAGTCATCTCCTCTACAACTAGATCAATCTAATATCAAAAACCCCCACAAACGTTGATTTAACAACATTCATGAGGGCTTAACATAGTTTAAAACGGAACCTTCTTATAATACCTTCTCGTTGTAAGTGGATGATTTCGCTCTTTCTCAAGGTGGCAGCTTACTCGTTCCAGTAGAGTGGCGAGTATAATTGGAGAAAGTAGTCGTCTTAGTTCAGGAGAGATTCCTTTTAGTTCGTAGTCCTTTGTATCAAATACAGTGAGTTCCTTAGAATAATGCTCCGCAAAGCGTTGAACTCGTTCGGTAAGCGTTCGAGATTTGTCTTCTCCTTTTAAAAGGATGATACTTGTATCTTGTTCTACTAATTCTAGTGTGCCATGGAAAAAATCAGATGCATGAACTGGTCGTGTTTTAATCCATTGCATTTCTTCTAAAATACACATGCCATAATAATAGGCTTGACCCCAATCTACTCCGGTTCCGGAAAGTATGTGGTAAGGTGTTTCTCTATGTTTACTCGCAAAAACTTCAGCACGGTTTTCAGTAGCTTCCTTTACCTTCAATAAAGCAGCTGGTAGTTGCATCATCTCTTCAACAAATTGATGATACTCAGGTAATTCATTACGTTTATACATTAACCTGAAGGCTAGGAGATAGGATTGAATATAAAAAGATTCACAGGATGTATCGTCTTCGGCAAAATTAACAAAAGTGTAATCGGTCATTGTAGCTAACGGAGTATTTGCATGACCAACTAAGCTAATGCTTGTTGCGCCCTTTTCCTTACAAAAGCTTGCCGCTTCAATTGTTTCTTTTGTTGTACCAGATAACGAAGGTAGAATGACTAATGATTTTTCACTCAAATGCTTGTGATCCATATACATTAATTCTGAAGAAATTTCTGTATAAACGGGCAAAGTTGAGTTATTTTTCAGGTTATATTCGGCAGCGAACATTAAAATAGCTGCTCCACCTGTACCAACGAAAAAAACATTTTCAATTCCTTGCTCGACAATTTCGTCAATGGCTTGATTCATCTCATCCTTTAACGACAGTGCACCGTTTTGTATGTTCAAAAATCTTTCTACATCAAAATTGAACATCCATGCTCCTCCTTAATAGTCCATTTTACGGTAGTATCTTCTGATATCTAACGAATGATCTCTTTCTCGCTCAAGATATACACTAATTCGACCTGTTAGAGCCCAGTTTACATTGATTGCTACATGCTTTCGGAATTCTTCACTAATTCCTGGTAGTGCATAATCCTTCGTATCAAGAATGAAGAGTTCCTTCGTAATTTTTTCTGCAAAACGTTCGACTCTTTCAGCTAATGGCCGTGTTTCATCTTCTCCTTTAAAAATGATCATACTTGTATCTTCTTCTACCAGCTCAAGTGTGCCATGGAAAAATTCAGCCGCATGAATAGATTTTGATTTAATCCACTGCATTTCTTCTAATATGCACATGGCATAAGAATACGTATTACCCCAAAGATTCCCTGCTCCTACTAGCATATGATATTTAGTATTTTTGTGGCGGATCGCAAATTGCTCAGCTCTTGAATCAAATTCCTCCATTGCCTGAGCCATCGCTTCTGGTAAGGCAGCCAATTCATTTGCAAACTTATCATATTGTGGAAACTCATTTTGATTGTGAATAAAACGGAATGTTACTAGCTGTAGGTGAAGAAAGAATGTGTCAAACGAATGTTTTTCATGACCAGTAGAAATGCGATAATCTACGACTTCCCCTAGTGGTGTATCTGGTAAGGCAACTAACCCAATTGTTGTAGCTCCTTTTTCTTTACAAAACTCTGCCGCAGCTACTGTTTCCTTTGTTGTGCCTGTTACAGAAGCGAAGATACAGACAGAATCTTTTGTAAGATGACGATTATTCATAACAAGAAGCTCAGCCGCGATTTCTGCATGCACATCAATGGTTGAATTTGATTTAAAAATATATTCATAAGGAAGCATCATCGCAATCGTACCGCCAGAGCCAATTAAAAAGATGTTTTTAAACCCTTTATTTGAGATCTCATCTACAATATTCTCAATCTCTTCTCTTTTAGAAAGTCCAACTTTACCTACTAATTCGACAAACTGTTCTTTATCAAATTTCAACATTATGATTCCTCCATATCTATTTGTTTTTTAATGATATTGCCTTTTATATAATGAAGCCTTTGATATGTTACAAAACATATCAATGCAAATCCACCTATACCTACGCATGATAAGAGAAAGACAGTTGGACCAAAGGAATCAAATACGATTCCACCAAACAAGGGGCCAATGGTACGCCCAACATTTGCTGATCCGTTCACAATACCTTGATACATCCCTTTTTTACCCTGCGGAGCTAAATAATCGGCAATCGCAGGAACCAATGGAAAAATGAGAATTTCTCCTATAGTCATAATCACCATCGAGATAAGAAAGATATGATAAGCACTGCTTTGTGAAAGTAGCGTGAAGGCGATCATGTAGAAAATCACACCAACAACTAATTGCCACATCCACGCAATGTTTTTACGTAACATATACCATTGAATAACCGGCTGAAGCGAGATAATGACTATGCCATTTATTGTCCAAATCAAACTATAGGATGCTAAGTTAAAGCCGATTTGAAGCATATAACTGGATATCGTCGTTTGCCATTGATTATAGATAATCCAGCAGAACATAAATCCTAAGCACAAGAGAATTAGTGATGAAAGATTATTATGTTTATAAAATTTGATGGGCTGTTGGTATCCGGATTGCTTTTCATTAGTAGATTGGCTGTCACGATTTGGTTCATCAAGCAGAGTCAAGACAATCAAAAGAAAAATGATATAGGTGAAAGCATTTACCCAAAAAACATAACGAAAGGCAAACCCTGCTACAATTCCCCCTAATGCGGTACCTACTGCAACACCAATATTTAAAATTAGGTAGATAAGATGAAAACTTTTACTTCCCCCTTCTTCCCAGACATTGCCTGCAAGTGCATAAATAGGGGGAAAGATCGAACCTATGCTAACTCCTAAGAAAATCATTGAGATGATATACCATGGCCACGATAAACCTATCGAAATAAACAGTAGTAGAATGACGGAAGATATCCCTCCGTAAAGAAGAGTTCTCTTGCCGCGGATACGATCATATAAATAGCCACCTAGAAAACTACCAACAATTTCAGCTGCAGAATGGAGCATTAAGACAAATCCTGCTTCAGATAATGTCCGATTCATACCGTGTGTGATATAAATCGTGTGTAAGGGCCAAAGAAATGCCATACCTGTTGAATTAATCAACATGGCAACTAATAAAACCTTCAGATTTCTTGGATAAGACCTCCAAAATGCCATAAAATGAACCCTCTTTTTTAGGTAGCAGGCTAGCCTATTTAAGGTATGGATCTAGTAAATTCTCAATGGCAGTATTTGCGTACTGTAAACAATGTGGTGCAGCTCCCAAAAGCTCAATTTTTTGAAACTGGTATTTTTCCATTGCATCTAAAAAATACTCAAACGGATAGTGTAAATAGTGAAAGTTCATCCCGGTAATTTGCGATCTTTTGATTTTCGTCATAACATCCCTCCTTCTAATGCACATAGTTTAGAGTATTAACCCCCAATTTGGTATATACCATTTGATGTGATACTTTTTCAGCTATTTTCTAACAAATAGAAGAGGAGTAATAAATACTCCCTTTCTATCATCCCTTGACCCCACCTGCTGAAATACCTCTTACAAATTGCTTTTGAAACAAAATATAAGCAATAATCATTGGCAACGCAGATATTGCCAAGCCAGCTAACTGTATACCAAAGTTTGTATTTAATTGACTTCGCAAATTCATCAATCCTACAGGAATTGTACGAAGACTTGAATCCTCGATAAAAACAAGTGCAAACATAAATTCATTCCAGACGAACATCCCTGTTAAAAGAGCAGCTGATGCGATGATGGGCTTCCCCATTGGAAGAATAATATGCCAGAATACCTTCCAGCTATTGCAGCCATCAATGATCGCTGATTCCTCCAACTCATTTGGGATTGAGAGGAAATAGGACCTCATGAGAAAAATCGCAAATGGTAGCTGAAACGCTACATATGGGAGAATTAATGCTCCATACGTATTATATAGACCAATTGCTTGGAGTAACTTATAAAGTGGTAGTAAGCTTACCTGTGGAGCAAGCATTAATCCACTAAGAATCATAACAAGTAAAATGTTTTGGCCTTTAAAATGAAAACGGCTTAATCCATAAGCAGCCATCGCTCCCAAAAGTAAGATGATAAGAACTGATACAACTGTCACAAAAACACTATTAAAGAAAAAATCCCCTACCCCTGCATCCCAAGCAGCTTTGTAGTTTCCCCAAAGCCATTCCTCTGGAAGTGACCATGTATTTAAAAAGAAATCTCTATTTGATTTTAGACCACTTAAGCAAAGCCAGATAAGGGGAAAGATAATAACTAATGAGAAAATCCCAAACCATACGATAACAGCTAGTTGAAAGATTCGATTTTTAATTGTCATTATTGTTATTACACCTCCTTGCCTGTTTTCCCAAGTTTCATTTGTATCAGTGATAAGGTTAACGTAATAACAAATATAACTGTACCAATCGTAGAGGCATAACCCATCTCGTCATTTCGAAAAGCCGATCTGTAAAGCATTGTTCCTAGCACCTCAGTTGAACGCCCTGGTCCACCGGAGGTCATAACATATACTTCATCAAACACCTTAAATGCTCCAATGACGGTAATCACACTACCAACAAGGATCATTTCTTTTATTTGAGGCAAGGTGATGTGAAAGAATGATTTCATTCTCGAGGCCCCATCGATCATCGCTGCTTCATAATACTCATCTGGAATTTTTTGCATCGCAATTAAGAAAAGCATGGTGATATAACCGATATATTGCCATTGAGAAACAGCAACAACTGCATAGATGGCGGTTTTACTATCTCCTAACCATGAGTGAGTCCATTCTGAAAGACCAATTGCCTCTAGTGTTCCATTTACAAGCCCAACCTCTGGATTGTAGATAAGCTGCCATAGCAATCCTACTACTGCTATCGAGATAACAGAAGGGATAAAAAAGACGGTTCGGAAAAATGGTTGAAATCTACGAATTAACTTGTCTTCTAAAATAGCGGCAATGATAACCCCTAAGCCTACTTGAAAAATGAGAGATATAATCGCATATAGAGCATTATTTTTTAAAGCCGTATAAAACACAGGATCTTTAAAAAGTCTGATATAGTAATCAAAACCAACAAAAATCTTTTCTGTACCAAATGAATTCCATCGAAAAAAGCTATTGTATAGATTCAAAACAATCGGTAAAAACACCATACATACGACGATCAGCAAGGCAGGTAAAATGTATAATAACGCTGTTCGACTACTTCGATAATTTTTCATCACGTCCCCTCCAGGAGGGGGTAAACAGTAGGTGATACTGCCTACCCTTTTTAGCTTTTATTCCACTTCACTTTGAACTTCTTTCGCGACAGCCTGAACTTCTTTAATAATTTCTTCAGGTGATTTGGATCCATCCAATAACAATTGGATATTGGCTAAGTACACATCTGCAACCTTCGCGTGGACATCTGTATCAAGCCATTCAGCCATTCCTTCTGCCTGTTTCATCGTATCAACACCCTCTACTACTTGTTGTAGGGCAGTATCAGGGTTGGTTGCTCCATCAATTGGACTAGGCCAACCAATTTGTTCTGCTAGCTTAACCGCATTTTCTTTACTAGTTAAAAATTTTAAGAACTTAATAGCTTCCTCTGGATGTTCCGTTTTAGACGAAACAATAAATCCATCTGGTGCGCCCGTTATATAGTTTTGATTACCTTTTCCGTCTGAAATGGAAGGCATTTGGAAGAATCCCCAATTACCAGACAAGTTATCTTCAACATTCTGAAATTCTTCTAACTCCATATACATCATGGCTCCTTCTCCTGTAAAGAAAACCTGTTTTGCCATATCATGTGAGCTAGAGTTCACATTGTCCATTAGATAACCATTTTGATTAAGTTCTGCAAACATTTCCATCGCTTTTACATAACCTAGATCCGTAAATTCTCCTGAGCGAGGATTGTAATCATTCATTCTTACATCCTGGGGAACCATTTTCTGATTAAGACCAGTTAAATAGTGAATGGCTGCCCAAGGACTTTCATTACCTAAAATAATTGGAGTTTCTCCACCTTGTTTGAGTGTTTCAAGGACATTCATAAATTCATCCCATGTCTGAGGTGTTTGTAGATTGTATTTATCGAAGATTTCCTTGTTGTATACAAAGAACTTTCCGTTGAATCGAAGAGGTATACCATAATTTTTGTCGTCAGATGAAAATGGTTGAAGTGAAGCTGGAATAAAGCTATCTTTCCATTCAGTGTCTTCCTCTAAATAAGGAGTTAAGTCTAAGGCTGCTCCGGCACGTACAAATTTTCTAGCAAACTCGCCTGACCATGAAAACATAATATCAGGTACTTCATTACCACCTAAAACAACCCTTAGTTTATCTTTAATAGGTTCGTCTGCGATCGCTTCCATTTCAATTTTAATATCAGGATTTTGCGCCTCAAATTCCTTGACTACTTCTTCAAAGTATGGAGCATATTCAGGTTGTGGCCATTTGTGTAAAAACTTCAAGACTGTTTTCCCTTCTGCATCACTCGAGGAAGAATTAGAACACCCCGTAAGCAAAAGGACAAAAATTAGCATTGCCATTCCTAACGTCTTTGTCATTTTTCTCATATATTGACCCTCCTTATTATTGTGCTTTATCGACCGACAACTACATCATTTCAACAACCACCTCCTATAGAATGAAACTTTTTATTTTTCCTCTCAAAAGGAGAGGTTTTAATAAGAAAGTCCATGTCCAAATGCTCCATCTACTAAACATGTTTTTGCTGCAAATTCTGCACCTTTTTCAAGACTTCTTATGATAAGTTCAGCTTGAGAATCACTCTCTTTTTTACCTTTTAAATAATGCAAGATAAATGCCGTAAAAAACGAATCTCCAGCACCTAACGTATCTACTGGTTTGACAAAATGAGGCTTCTGCTTATAAAAGTTTTCCCCATCATATACCATTGAGCCTCGCGAACCCATCGTACCTATACTTAAAGTACTTCCGTAAGAATGGGTCCTTTTCAGAAGCGCTTCAATCTCTTCATCGGGTAATTGTCCACATGACAACAAACTAATATCAACATCTTTACAGACCGTTATTAATGTCTGATCCGTATATTCATTGGAAAAATCATAGGATAATAGAACACCAGCTTCTTTAATTTTATGTAATTCGGCATCCATATCGCTATATACACTACTATGTGCAATGTCAAACGTTTTGATATATTCAATGTCGTCTTTCATAAGAACTAAAGGATGATCTTTTTGAATTCCACCTTCATTACCACCGATAAAAACTCGATCACCGTCTACTAAATCAACTGCC
This genomic stretch from Metabacillus sp. B2-18 harbors:
- a CDS encoding (deoxy)nucleoside triphosphate pyrophosphohydrolase — protein: MKKTVKVVAAIIENDLNEILCALRSPEMAMPNMWEFPGGKVEKDEDIYSALVREIKEELNCKIETVELFHNNIHEYETFIINLIAVKCKIVDGTPTPSEHSTLIWLKRENLESLKWAPADVPAVEELMSEI
- a CDS encoding isoprenyl transferase, translated to MSMKIPFLNSKQLEEPFHNPEEDTSDFHTPDHVAIIMDGNGRWARNRGMPRVAGHKEGVSTVVKIVKIAVKSRVKVLTLYTFSTENWKRPKSEVDSILRLPKEFLSIYLPELIANNVRIEAIGDMDNLPAHTREAVQYAIDRTKGNDGLQLNIALNYGSRHEILKAMKKMFKDLNDEKLSLNELDEQQFSGYLYTTGMKDPDLLIRTGGEMRLSNFLLWQLAYTEFWFTDVLWPDFSETDFLHALKEYGQRKRRYGGI
- a CDS encoding helix-turn-helix domain-containing protein, whose translation is MAIIINIDVMLAKRKMSVTELSERVGMTMANLSILKNGKAKAIRLSTLDAICKALECQPGDILEYKSGEDN
- a CDS encoding DUF2975 domain-containing protein yields the protein MKRGSTFLLKTAVIFRGIPVLALCIFLLPQIATEAIEQVKMGSELAYIVFSILFLMYISAIPFYFALYQALRLLSYIDQNQAFSDLSVIALKKIKKCAIAISGFYVVNLPFVYIIAEWDDAPGLILIGMVIIGASMVIAVFAAVLQRLLQEAIHIKSENDLTV
- a CDS encoding SIS domain-containing protein; this translates as MFNFDVERFLNIQNGALSLKDEMNQAIDEIVEQGIENVFFVGTGGAAILMFAAEYNLKNNSTLPVYTEISSELMYMDHKHLSEKSLVILPSLSGTTKETIEAASFCKEKGATSISLVGHANTPLATMTDYTFVNFAEDDTSCESFYIQSYLLAFRLMYKRNELPEYHQFVEEMMQLPAALLKVKEATENRAEVFASKHRETPYHILSGTGVDWGQAYYYGMCILEEMQWIKTRPVHASDFFHGTLELVEQDTSIILLKGEDKSRTLTERVQRFAEHYSKELTVFDTKDYELKGISPELRRLLSPIILATLLERVSCHLEKERNHPLTTRRYYKKVPF
- a CDS encoding SIS domain-containing protein: MLKFDKEQFVELVGKVGLSKREEIENIVDEISNKGFKNIFLIGSGGTIAMMLPYEYIFKSNSTIDVHAEIAAELLVMNNRHLTKDSVCIFASVTGTTKETVAAAEFCKEKGATTIGLVALPDTPLGEVVDYRISTGHEKHSFDTFFLHLQLVTFRFIHNQNEFPQYDKFANELAALPEAMAQAMEEFDSRAEQFAIRHKNTKYHMLVGAGNLWGNTYSYAMCILEEMQWIKSKSIHAAEFFHGTLELVEEDTSMIIFKGEDETRPLAERVERFAEKITKELFILDTKDYALPGISEEFRKHVAINVNWALTGRISVYLERERDHSLDIRRYYRKMDY
- a CDS encoding MDR family MFS transporter, with the protein product MAFWRSYPRNLKVLLVAMLINSTGMAFLWPLHTIYITHGMNRTLSEAGFVLMLHSAAEIVGSFLGGYLYDRIRGKRTLLYGGISSVILLLFISIGLSWPWYIISMIFLGVSIGSIFPPIYALAGNVWEEGGSKSFHLIYLILNIGVAVGTALGGIVAGFAFRYVFWVNAFTYIIFLLIVLTLLDEPNRDSQSTNEKQSGYQQPIKFYKHNNLSSLILLCLGFMFCWIIYNQWQTTISSYMLQIGFNLASYSLIWTINGIVIISLQPVIQWYMLRKNIAWMWQLVVGVIFYMIAFTLLSQSSAYHIFLISMVIMTIGEILIFPLVPAIADYLAPQGKKGMYQGIVNGSANVGRTIGPLFGGIVFDSFGPTVFLLSCVGIGGFALICFVTYQRLHYIKGNIIKKQIDMEES
- a CDS encoding carbohydrate ABC transporter permease; amino-acid sequence: MTIKNRIFQLAVIVWFGIFSLVIIFPLIWLCLSGLKSNRDFFLNTWSLPEEWLWGNYKAAWDAGVGDFFFNSVFVTVVSVLIILLLGAMAAYGLSRFHFKGQNILLVMILSGLMLAPQVSLLPLYKLLQAIGLYNTYGALILPYVAFQLPFAIFLMRSYFLSIPNELEESAIIDGCNSWKVFWHIILPMGKPIIASAALLTGMFVWNEFMFALVFIEDSSLRTIPVGLMNLRSQLNTNFGIQLAGLAISALPMIIAYILFQKQFVRGISAGGVKG
- a CDS encoding carbohydrate ABC transporter permease, with protein sequence MKNYRSSRTALLYILPALLIVVCMVFLPIVLNLYNSFFRWNSFGTEKIFVGFDYYIRLFKDPVFYTALKNNALYAIISLIFQVGLGVIIAAILEDKLIRRFQPFFRTVFFIPSVISIAVVGLLWQLIYNPEVGLVNGTLEAIGLSEWTHSWLGDSKTAIYAVVAVSQWQYIGYITMLFLIAMQKIPDEYYEAAMIDGASRMKSFFHITLPQIKEMILVGSVITVIGAFKVFDEVYVMTSGGPGRSTEVLGTMLYRSAFRNDEMGYASTIGTVIFVITLTLSLIQMKLGKTGKEV
- a CDS encoding ABC transporter substrate-binding protein, giving the protein MRKMTKTLGMAMLIFVLLLTGCSNSSSSDAEGKTVLKFLHKWPQPEYAPYFEEVVKEFEAQNPDIKIEMEAIADEPIKDKLRVVLGGNEVPDIMFSWSGEFARKFVRAGAALDLTPYLEEDTEWKDSFIPASLQPFSSDDKNYGIPLRFNGKFFVYNKEIFDKYNLQTPQTWDEFMNVLETLKQGGETPIILGNESPWAAIHYLTGLNQKMVPQDVRMNDYNPRSGEFTDLGYVKAMEMFAELNQNGYLMDNVNSSSHDMAKQVFFTGEGAMMYMELEEFQNVEDNLSGNWGFFQMPSISDGKGNQNYITGAPDGFIVSSKTEHPEEAIKFLKFLTSKENAVKLAEQIGWPSPIDGATNPDTALQQVVEGVDTMKQAEGMAEWLDTDVHAKVADVYLANIQLLLDGSKSPEEIIKEVQAVAKEVQSEVE
- a CDS encoding fructoselysine 6-kinase, with protein sequence MCQGGYTMRVIGVGDNVVDKYVYKRTMYPGGNALNFSVYAKQLGVDAAYLGVFGDDPAADHIIKTLNSLEIDLSHCRQHIGENGYAAVDLVDGDRVFIGGNEGGIQKDHPLVLMKDDIEYIKTFDIAHSSVYSDMDAELHKIKEAGVLLSYDFSNEYTDQTLITVCKDVDISLLSCGQLPDEEIEALLKRTHSYGSTLSIGTMGSRGSMVYDGENFYKQKPHFVKPVDTLGAGDSFFTAFILHYLKGKKESDSQAELIIRSLEKGAEFAAKTCLVDGAFGHGLSY